One segment of Haloplanus natans DSM 17983 DNA contains the following:
- a CDS encoding DUF7322 domain-containing protein, with product MFDPWPDEPEETDPESRWGDPERDLPRIPTPSVEEKDVDPEILETFWRSVVLANVALFGLSLGPMLVYFRGWWLWGGAAVALGALAGFRVSQHYRAFDRRHNAGEDDADPERNA from the coding sequence GTGTTCGATCCGTGGCCCGACGAACCCGAGGAGACGGACCCGGAGTCGCGCTGGGGCGACCCGGAGCGTGACCTACCACGGATTCCGACGCCGTCGGTAGAGGAGAAAGACGTCGACCCCGAGATTCTGGAGACGTTCTGGCGGAGCGTCGTCCTCGCCAACGTCGCCCTCTTCGGTCTCAGCCTCGGCCCGATGCTCGTCTACTTCCGCGGGTGGTGGCTGTGGGGCGGCGCAGCCGTCGCCCTCGGCGCCCTCGCCGGCTTCCGGGTGTCCCAGCATTACCGCGCCTTCGACCGGCGTCACAACGCCGGCGAGGACGACGCCGACCCCGAGCGGAACGCCTAA
- a CDS encoding DUF7331 family protein gives MSDHVDAGRWDSADTRRPDHDGIDTVEAYEVEDGTVLYDAENPLAWVESSAAVPIRELA, from the coding sequence ATGTCCGACCACGTCGACGCAGGCCGGTGGGACAGTGCGGACACGCGGCGTCCGGATCACGACGGTATCGACACCGTCGAAGCCTACGAAGTGGAGGACGGAACCGTACTGTACGACGCGGAGAACCCGCTCGCGTGGGTGGAGTCGTCGGCCGCTGTGCCGATACGCGAACTCGCTTAA
- a CDS encoding DUF7346 family protein, whose product MRTVRDDEGRRYLLVKRSSESSLVRDPDTGEERYVPNADLTVGEASPLSTAAEAVPGPVRRVLTATPNDRALGLLVELVDRGPTGVRTLLDAYDLCESDLHGLLAEFRAAGLIDEARVAGERGYEATETTHDAVARLRAGGK is encoded by the coding sequence ATGCGAACCGTCCGGGACGACGAGGGCCGGCGCTACCTGCTCGTGAAGCGGTCGTCGGAGTCGAGCCTCGTTCGCGACCCCGACACCGGCGAGGAGCGCTACGTGCCGAACGCCGACCTCACGGTCGGCGAAGCGTCGCCGCTCTCGACCGCCGCCGAAGCGGTTCCCGGCCCAGTCCGGCGCGTCCTCACCGCGACGCCGAACGACCGCGCACTCGGCCTCCTCGTCGAACTCGTCGACCGGGGGCCAACCGGTGTACGAACCCTCCTCGACGCATACGACCTCTGTGAGAGCGACCTACACGGGTTGCTGGCGGAGTTCCGGGCGGCCGGCCTGATCGACGAGGCACGCGTCGCGGGCGAGCGCGGCTACGAGGCGACCGAGACGACACACGACGCCGTGGCACGGCTGCGTGCCGGCGGGAAGTAG
- a CDS encoding metal-dependent transcriptional regulator: MNTADQYLKTIYLIQEMEDGPASTGSLADMLDVSPASANEMIGKLESRGLADHEKYKGVRLTKEGIVRARDALQTYCIIERFLANVLDVEDFRGEARELEAVIDDTVADRLDTIINRNPNCPDCFDAETDACAELDIECEKPAD; this comes from the coding sequence ATGAACACGGCAGATCAGTATCTCAAGACGATTTACCTGATTCAGGAGATGGAGGACGGACCGGCGTCGACCGGGTCGCTCGCGGACATGCTCGACGTGAGTCCGGCGAGCGCCAACGAAATGATCGGCAAACTCGAATCGCGTGGTCTCGCGGATCACGAGAAGTACAAGGGCGTTCGCCTCACCAAGGAAGGAATCGTCCGCGCTCGCGACGCACTCCAGACGTACTGCATCATCGAACGCTTCCTCGCGAACGTCCTCGACGTGGAGGATTTCCGGGGCGAGGCACGCGAACTCGAAGCGGTCATCGACGACACGGTGGCCGACCGCCTCGATACGATCATCAACCGCAACCCGAACTGTCCGGACTGCTTCGACGCGGAGACTGACGCCTGCGCGGAGTTGGACATCGAGTGCGAGAAGCCGGCGGACTGA
- a CDS encoding HNH endonuclease has translation MVLTFKNPDKAHRLSNVITLCRSCHQHVEAGNIPTPSQDSEG, from the coding sequence GTGGTTCTGACTTTCAAAAACCCCGACAAAGCTCACCGGCTGTCAAACGTCATAACTCTCTGTCGTTCGTGTCACCAGCACGTGGAGGCTGGCAATATCCCCACTCCTTCTCAGGACTCAGAAGGATAA
- a CDS encoding DNA polymerase domain-containing protein, translating to MTQTELTGSWETADSERPDAEAVAVAGDAVQSVSEVIDASELKFPDPDGTVDLAVTQVDYTVEGQGSDEYPVVHLFGRTPDGDAEHVRVLGFEPYFYAPTASLDDDDLDRDVITRTEDGYESIRGEPLTKICTRTPRDVGQIRDEFDHFEADILFPNRLLIDKDIGSGVRVPVRRLESGSIQVPHDEIRAVEVPTDLRVNTFDIEVDDRSGFPEDGEEPIICLTSHDSRRDEYVVWLFDPDTGVTPPEALDGYEPFGDELEADVRVFETEEAMIDAYVEYVESETDPDVITGWNCLPGDTPVLLTDGTERKIRDIQIGDTVVGNEDRRTTAAEVTDKWKSEKPVLEFTLSDGTSLRSSSEHQVMVGDDDSVDWKEGGDIEPGEYVLKPRKLTVEDESVPVLSELVPIENQRFADADSVKAFKEALPHGAVTDLADQFDLATGTLYHPRTDVWTPKRCSIAAEKYDIPLPDGGRTYRRTRADLDRRLTEREAYLAGLVLTDGTMSAEGGIRFYNTCEELHNQFPGENKLQPDGTGCYKQNVLDYAMLHAFNGLGIPFGDKNDGPVDLSTVYELPEEYIARFLAGAIDGDGNVSNSVTVAAENRSIGKWYAKLFRRLGVYAQQRENVVRVPDAERDIERLKRTVLPHMCHPEKSRALSNLSGGKSGRTEDIPYALFEAESGSDARRIARDKHRRGIALKRHETTVEAWEEYVFVAVENVEQVGTETTYDIETTTHNFIADDCLVHNCDDFDAPYLIDRMEELQGRHHDYDLNPDRLSRVGEVWRSDWGGPTIKGRVVFDLLYAYKRTQFTELESYRLDAVGEQELGAGKERYAGDIGDLWEEDPERLLEYNLRDVELCVELDRKRDIISFWDEVRTFVGCKLEDAPTPGDAVDVYVLHKVHGNFALPSKGRADAEDYEGGAVFDPITGVKENVSVLDLKSLYPMCMVTINASPETKVDPEGYDGDTYHAPNGTHFRKEPDGVIREMVDELLEEREEKKAERNANDPGSEAYEQYDREQQAVKVIMNSLYGVLGWDRFRLYDKEMGAAVTATGRDVIEYTERVVNRNDKKVIYGDTDSVMIELGAGVSTEDAIEQSFQIEERINDSYDEFARDELNVALDEGEEHRFQIEFEKLYRRFFQAGKKKRYAGHIVWKEGKHVDDIDITGFEYKRSDIAPITKEVQRRVIEMIVTGDDVDDIEEYVYDVIEDFEAGNVDLDDVGIPGGIGKRLGAYDTDTAQVRGAKYANLLLGTNFQRGSKPKRLYLKKVHPDFFRQLEEEGRFDPQTDPLYAEFKRDPDVICFEYADQVPDAFEIDWDKMLEKTLKGPIERIIEALGLSWNEVKSGQRQTGLGQF from the coding sequence ATGACTCAGACCGAACTCACCGGGTCTTGGGAGACGGCGGATTCCGAGAGGCCCGACGCTGAGGCGGTCGCCGTCGCGGGCGACGCCGTGCAGTCGGTCAGTGAAGTGATCGACGCATCGGAACTGAAGTTCCCCGATCCCGACGGGACGGTCGACCTCGCGGTCACGCAGGTCGACTACACCGTCGAGGGCCAGGGTAGCGACGAGTACCCCGTCGTCCACCTGTTCGGTCGGACGCCGGACGGCGACGCCGAACACGTCCGCGTACTGGGGTTCGAGCCGTACTTTTACGCGCCGACCGCGAGTCTCGACGACGACGACCTCGACCGCGACGTGATCACGCGGACCGAAGACGGCTACGAGAGCATCCGTGGCGAGCCGCTGACGAAAATCTGCACCCGGACGCCCCGCGACGTGGGGCAGATTCGCGACGAGTTCGACCACTTCGAGGCGGACATCCTCTTTCCCAACCGCCTGCTGATCGACAAGGACATCGGCAGCGGCGTTCGGGTTCCGGTTCGACGCTTGGAGAGCGGGTCGATACAGGTTCCACACGACGAGATTCGGGCCGTCGAGGTGCCGACCGACCTCCGGGTCAACACCTTCGACATCGAGGTCGACGACCGCTCGGGCTTCCCGGAGGACGGCGAGGAGCCGATCATCTGTCTCACCAGCCACGACTCGCGGCGTGACGAGTACGTCGTGTGGCTCTTCGATCCGGATACGGGGGTCACACCACCGGAGGCGCTTGACGGGTACGAACCCTTCGGGGACGAACTCGAAGCCGACGTGCGCGTCTTCGAGACCGAGGAGGCCATGATCGACGCGTACGTCGAATACGTCGAGAGCGAAACCGATCCCGACGTAATAACGGGCTGGAACTGTCTTCCCGGCGACACCCCGGTCCTTTTGACCGATGGCACGGAGCGTAAAATTCGCGACATTCAGATCGGCGACACCGTCGTCGGCAACGAGGACCGACGAACGACCGCCGCGGAAGTGACTGACAAGTGGAAGAGTGAAAAACCGGTTCTCGAGTTCACTCTCTCCGACGGGACTTCACTCCGGTCGTCGAGCGAACATCAAGTCATGGTCGGCGACGACGACTCAGTCGACTGGAAAGAAGGCGGGGATATCGAACCGGGGGAGTACGTTCTCAAACCTAGAAAACTGACCGTTGAAGACGAATCCGTCCCGGTGCTCTCGGAGTTGGTTCCAATCGAAAACCAGCGATTCGCCGATGCGGATTCTGTCAAGGCGTTCAAAGAGGCGCTCCCGCACGGCGCCGTCACCGACCTCGCGGACCAGTTCGACCTCGCGACGGGAACGCTCTACCACCCGCGGACGGATGTGTGGACGCCGAAACGATGTTCGATCGCTGCCGAGAAGTACGATATCCCGCTTCCGGATGGAGGCCGGACGTATCGTCGTACTCGTGCCGACCTCGACAGGCGACTCACCGAACGGGAGGCGTATCTCGCTGGACTCGTCTTGACGGACGGGACGATGTCAGCCGAGGGCGGGATTCGGTTTTACAATACTTGCGAGGAGCTACACAACCAGTTCCCTGGTGAGAACAAGCTACAGCCGGACGGGACGGGGTGTTATAAACAGAACGTCCTCGACTACGCGATGTTGCATGCGTTCAACGGGCTGGGAATCCCGTTCGGTGACAAAAACGACGGCCCTGTCGATCTCTCGACGGTGTACGAACTGCCCGAGGAGTACATTGCCCGGTTCCTCGCGGGCGCCATTGATGGCGACGGCAATGTTTCGAACTCGGTTACGGTCGCAGCTGAAAACCGGTCCATCGGCAAGTGGTACGCCAAACTGTTCCGACGGCTCGGCGTCTACGCCCAACAACGAGAGAACGTCGTTCGAGTTCCCGATGCCGAGCGCGACATTGAGCGACTGAAGCGAACTGTTCTCCCGCATATGTGTCACCCGGAGAAATCACGGGCACTTTCGAACCTCAGTGGCGGAAAAAGCGGACGAACGGAGGACATCCCGTACGCGCTCTTCGAGGCCGAATCGGGCAGTGACGCTCGGCGCATCGCTCGGGACAAGCATCGGCGAGGAATCGCACTCAAGCGTCACGAAACAACCGTCGAGGCGTGGGAAGAGTACGTCTTCGTGGCCGTCGAGAACGTCGAGCAGGTAGGAACCGAAACGACGTACGACATCGAGACGACCACACACAACTTCATCGCTGACGACTGTCTCGTTCACAACTGTGACGACTTCGACGCGCCGTATCTCATCGACCGGATGGAGGAACTGCAGGGTCGCCACCACGATTACGACCTGAACCCCGACCGCCTCTCGCGGGTCGGCGAGGTGTGGCGGAGCGACTGGGGTGGGCCGACGATCAAGGGCCGGGTCGTCTTCGACCTGCTCTACGCCTACAAGCGCACGCAGTTCACCGAACTGGAGTCCTACCGCCTCGACGCGGTGGGTGAACAGGAACTCGGCGCCGGCAAGGAGCGCTACGCGGGCGACATCGGCGACCTGTGGGAGGAGGACCCCGAACGACTGCTGGAGTACAACCTCCGGGACGTGGAACTGTGTGTCGAACTCGACCGCAAGCGCGACATCATCTCCTTTTGGGACGAGGTGCGGACGTTCGTCGGCTGTAAGCTGGAGGATGCCCCGACGCCCGGGGACGCGGTGGACGTCTACGTCCTCCACAAGGTCCACGGGAACTTCGCCCTTCCCTCGAAGGGCCGGGCGGACGCCGAGGACTACGAGGGCGGGGCCGTCTTCGACCCGATCACGGGGGTCAAAGAGAACGTAAGTGTTCTTGATCTGAAAAGTTTGTATCCGATGTGCATGGTGACGATCAACGCCTCCCCGGAGACGAAAGTCGATCCCGAGGGCTACGACGGCGACACCTACCACGCCCCCAACGGCACCCACTTCCGGAAGGAACCGGACGGCGTCATCCGGGAGATGGTCGACGAGTTGCTGGAAGAACGGGAGGAAAAGAAGGCCGAACGGAACGCCAACGACCCCGGCAGCGAGGCGTACGAGCAGTACGATCGGGAACAGCAAGCTGTCAAAGTTATTATGAATTCTTTATATGGGGTGTTGGGATGGGATCGCTTCCGTCTCTACGACAAGGAGATGGGCGCAGCCGTCACGGCGACGGGACGCGATGTAATTGAATACACCGAGCGGGTCGTAAACCGAAATGACAAAAAAGTTATATATGGCGATACTGACAGCGTTATGATAGAATTGGGGGCGGGTGTCTCCACTGAGGACGCAATCGAGCAGTCCTTCCAAATCGAGGAACGCATCAACGACTCCTACGACGAGTTCGCACGCGACGAACTGAACGTCGCCCTAGACGAGGGCGAAGAACACCGCTTCCAGATCGAGTTCGAGAAGCTCTATCGACGGTTCTTCCAGGCAGGGAAGAAGAAACGCTACGCGGGCCACATCGTCTGGAAGGAGGGCAAACACGTCGACGACATCGACATCACGGGCTTCGAGTACAAGCGCTCGGACATCGCGCCGATCACGAAGGAAGTCCAGCGTCGGGTGATCGAGATGATCGTCACCGGCGACGACGTGGACGACATCGAGGAGTACGTCTACGACGTGATCGAGGATTTCGAGGCGGGGAACGTCGACTTGGACGACGTGGGGATTCCGGGCGGCATCGGCAAGCGTCTGGGCGCCTACGACACCGACACGGCACAGGTCCGGGGCGCGAAGTACGCGAACCTCCTTCTCGGCACCAACTTCCAGCGCGGGAGCAAGCCCAAACGCCTGTACCTGAAGAAGGTTCACCCGGACTTCTTCCGCCAACTGGAGGAGGAGGGCCGCTTCGACCCACAGACCGATCCGCTCTACGCCGAGTTCAAGCGTGATCCGGACGTGATCTGTTTCGAATACGCCGATCAGGTTCCGGACGCGTTCGAAATCGACTGGGACAAGATGCTGGAGAAGACGCTCAAAGGGCCGATCGAGCGGATTATCGAGGCGCTCGGCCTCTCGTGGAACGAGGTCAAAAGCGGGCAGCGACAGACCGGACTCGGCCAGTTCTGA
- the sufB gene encoding Fe-S cluster assembly protein SufB → MSSDQDHLQETDTEARFEFKKEERSSFQAEKGLTEETIRVISEDKGEPEWMLKRRLRALEQFQKMPMPTDWPGQPDLSEVDVDQIIPYIRPDVETRESVDDWTDLPDDIKDTFDKLGIPEAEKNALSGVGAQYESEVVYQNMQEQWEEKGVIFCNMDEAVQEHEDLVREHFMTKCVPPSDNKFAALHGAIWSGGSFVYVPEDTVVEMPVQAYFRMNSEGMGQFEHTLIIAEEGSEVHYIEGCSAPKYSAFNLHSGGVEVFVGEDAHVQYSTVQNWSKNTYNLNTKRALVEADGRMEWISGSMGSKATMLYPASILKGRGASDNHITIAFAGEGQNIDTGAKVYHNAPNTKSTIESKSISKDGGRTNYRGLVHIADGASDSSTAVECDALMFDNESTSDTMPYMEINESKVDVAHEATVGKIGDEDIFYLQSRGLDDDDAKQMIVSGFIEPLTEELPIEYAVELNRLVELEMEGSLG, encoded by the coding sequence ATGAGCTCAGATCAAGATCACCTACAAGAGACCGACACCGAAGCCCGCTTCGAGTTCAAGAAGGAGGAGCGGTCCTCCTTCCAGGCCGAGAAGGGGCTGACCGAGGAGACGATCCGCGTCATCTCGGAAGACAAGGGCGAGCCGGAGTGGATGCTGAAGCGCCGGCTTCGCGCGCTCGAACAGTTCCAGAAGATGCCGATGCCGACGGATTGGCCGGGCCAGCCCGACCTCTCGGAGGTCGACGTCGACCAGATCATCCCGTACATCCGACCGGACGTCGAGACGCGCGAGAGCGTCGACGACTGGACGGACCTGCCCGACGACATCAAAGACACCTTCGACAAACTGGGCATCCCCGAAGCCGAGAAGAACGCACTCTCCGGCGTGGGGGCGCAGTACGAGTCCGAGGTCGTCTACCAGAATATGCAGGAACAGTGGGAGGAGAAAGGCGTCATCTTCTGCAACATGGACGAGGCCGTCCAGGAGCACGAGGACCTCGTCCGCGAGCACTTCATGACGAAGTGTGTCCCCCCGAGTGACAACAAGTTCGCGGCGCTCCACGGCGCGATCTGGTCCGGCGGGTCGTTCGTCTACGTGCCCGAGGACACGGTCGTCGAGATGCCCGTACAGGCGTACTTCCGGATGAACTCCGAGGGGATGGGCCAGTTCGAACACACGCTCATCATCGCCGAGGAAGGGTCGGAAGTCCACTACATCGAGGGCTGTTCGGCCCCGAAGTACTCCGCGTTCAACCTGCACTCCGGCGGCGTGGAAGTGTTCGTCGGCGAGGACGCTCACGTCCAGTACTCGACCGTGCAGAACTGGTCGAAAAACACCTACAACCTGAACACGAAGCGAGCGCTCGTCGAGGCCGACGGGCGCATGGAGTGGATTTCGGGATCGATGGGATCGAAGGCGACGATGCTGTACCCCGCCTCGATCCTCAAGGGCCGTGGCGCCTCCGACAACCACATCACCATCGCCTTCGCGGGCGAAGGGCAGAACATCGACACCGGGGCGAAGGTGTATCACAACGCCCCGAACACGAAGTCGACCATCGAGTCCAAGTCGATCAGCAAGGACGGCGGCCGCACCAACTACCGCGGACTGGTTCACATCGCCGACGGCGCGTCGGACTCCTCGACTGCCGTCGAGTGTGACGCACTGATGTTCGACAACGAGTCCACCTCGGACACCATGCCGTACATGGAGATCAACGAGTCGAAGGTCGACGTGGCCCACGAGGCGACCGTCGGAAAGATCGGCGACGAGGACATCTTTTATCTCCAGAGCCGTGGCCTCGACGACGACGACGCCAAGCAGATGATCGTCTCCGGCTTCATCGAGCCGCTCACCGAGGAACTGCCCATCGAGTACGCGGTCGAGCTCAACCGTCTCGTCGAACTCGAGATGGAGGGGAGTCTCGGATAA
- the sufD gene encoding Fe-S cluster assembly protein SufD, translating into MSTQVPADLSEATVHEIANSRDEPDWLRETRLAALKAMDDLAMPDVIQTPGRRWTNLDQLDFDELADPLTQSDTTERVTDEGVEVLPFTEAVEEHPELMQSTFGSVIDPETNYLTALSVALFTTGTFIYVPEGVDAEDVTIRTEMNSRSLFSHTLVVTEDSSSVTILERISSGDEAVDGERYYSNLVEVDAGENSYVQYGSLQTLDEDTYNVTLKRGDADTYSTINWIEGNIGSRLTRSDVETVLDGDGSESKIVGAFFGHHDQHFDVNARVWHRAEHTTADLVTRGVLDDTARSVYEGVQDVGREAWDTSSYQRENTLMLSDDSEADASPKLIINNHDTEASHSATVGQVDQEDLFYLTSRTIPERDARNMLVEGFFVPVFEEIEVDELREDLEARIAARLRE; encoded by the coding sequence ATGAGTACGCAGGTACCAGCAGACCTCTCGGAAGCGACCGTCCACGAGATTGCCAACAGCCGCGACGAGCCGGACTGGCTCCGCGAGACGCGGCTCGCAGCGCTCAAGGCGATGGACGATCTGGCGATGCCCGACGTCATCCAGACGCCCGGCCGCCGGTGGACGAATCTCGACCAGCTCGACTTCGACGAGCTGGCCGATCCGCTGACCCAGTCGGACACCACCGAGCGCGTCACCGACGAGGGCGTCGAGGTGCTGCCGTTCACCGAGGCGGTGGAGGAACACCCCGAACTGATGCAGTCCACGTTCGGCTCCGTCATCGATCCGGAGACGAACTACCTGACTGCGCTGTCGGTCGCGCTGTTCACGACGGGCACGTTCATCTACGTCCCCGAGGGTGTCGACGCCGAGGACGTGACCATCCGGACGGAGATGAACTCCCGGTCGCTGTTTAGCCACACGCTGGTCGTCACCGAGGACTCGTCGTCGGTGACGATCCTCGAACGGATCAGCTCCGGCGACGAGGCCGTCGACGGCGAGCGCTACTACAGCAACCTCGTCGAAGTCGACGCGGGCGAGAACAGCTACGTCCAGTACGGCTCCCTCCAGACGCTCGACGAGGACACGTACAACGTCACGCTGAAACGCGGCGACGCCGACACGTACTCGACGATCAACTGGATCGAGGGGAACATTGGCTCGCGGCTCACCCGCTCCGACGTCGAGACGGTGCTCGACGGCGACGGCTCGGAGAGCAAGATCGTCGGCGCCTTCTTCGGCCACCACGACCAGCACTTCGACGTGAACGCGCGGGTCTGGCACCGGGCCGAGCACACGACGGCCGACCTCGTCACCCGCGGCGTCCTCGACGACACCGCCCGCTCGGTGTACGAGGGCGTTCAGGACGTGGGGCGCGAGGCGTGGGACACCAGTTCCTACCAGCGCGAGAACACGCTGATGCTGAGCGACGACAGCGAGGCCGACGCCTCGCCGAAGCTCATCATCAACAACCACGACACCGAGGCCTCCCACTCGGCGACGGTCGGACAGGTCGATCAAGAGGACCTGTTCTACCTGACTTCCCGGACGATCCCCGAACGGGACGCCCGAAACATGCTCGTCGAGGGCTTCTTCGTGCCCGTTTTCGAGGAGATCGAGGTCGACGAGCTCCGTGAGGACCTCGAAGCGCGGATTGCGGCCCGCCTGCGCGAGTAG
- a CDS encoding ABC transporter ATP-binding protein, giving the protein MATLQINNLHAKVAEEGGETILRGVDLEVDSGEIHALMGPNGSGKSTTAKVIAGHPAYEVTDGEITLLLDDEDVADIDEEVPAEKREWDLLALEPNERAALGIFLGFQYPAEIEGVTMTNFLRQALNAKSEEREELFENEEEAEADADEESGYDTSPMEGPADDGDIGVAEFQQLLKGKMELLDMDEKFAQRYLNAGFSGGEKKQNEVLQAAILEPAIAVLDEIDSGLDIDRLQDVSEGINALRDEQGTGVLQITHYQRILDYVEPDHVHVMIDGEIAQSGGADLAKKLEDEGYDWVREQVYETA; this is encoded by the coding sequence ATGGCAACACTACAGATCAACAATCTTCACGCGAAAGTCGCAGAAGAGGGCGGCGAAACCATCCTTCGCGGCGTCGACCTGGAGGTCGATTCGGGCGAGATTCACGCCCTGATGGGACCGAACGGATCGGGCAAGTCGACGACGGCGAAGGTGATCGCCGGCCACCCGGCCTACGAGGTCACCGACGGGGAGATCACGCTCCTCCTCGACGACGAGGACGTCGCCGACATCGACGAGGAGGTACCCGCCGAGAAGCGCGAGTGGGACCTGCTCGCCCTCGAACCGAACGAGCGCGCGGCGCTCGGCATCTTCCTCGGCTTCCAGTATCCGGCCGAAATCGAGGGTGTCACCATGACGAACTTCCTCCGACAGGCGCTCAACGCCAAATCGGAAGAGCGCGAGGAACTGTTCGAGAACGAGGAGGAAGCCGAGGCCGACGCGGACGAGGAGTCGGGCTACGACACCTCCCCGATGGAAGGTCCCGCGGACGACGGCGACATCGGCGTCGCCGAGTTCCAGCAGCTCCTGAAAGGGAAGATGGAACTGCTGGACATGGACGAGAAGTTCGCGCAGCGTTACCTCAACGCCGGCTTCTCCGGCGGCGAGAAGAAACAGAACGAGGTGCTCCAGGCCGCGATCCTCGAGCCGGCCATCGCCGTGCTCGACGAGATCGACTCCGGGCTGGACATCGACCGCCTGCAGGACGTCTCCGAGGGGATCAACGCCCTCCGCGACGAGCAGGGGACGGGCGTCCTCCAGATCACACACTACCAGCGCATCCTCGACTACGTCGAACCGGATCACGTTCACGTGATGATCGACGGCGAGATCGCACAGAGCGGCGGTGCGGACCTGGCGAAGAAACTCGAGGACGAGGGGTACGACTGGGTCCGCGAGCAGGTCTACGAGACAGCGTAA
- a CDS encoding ferritin family protein, with protein sequence MSVSHRVGSDHQLARLLQIGIVLEEVVEARAHHHYQSLADESALDPEIEALLSDAAEESADHRDRLEALIADLDAESIPFEDIEALVEAQYAQTKPEDFDGVLYDQLCNEETAYKFYDDLVTAIEESEARFSVDRTRLVETLRAIREEEAEGVEDVTNVMETRE encoded by the coding sequence ATGAGCGTCAGCCATCGGGTCGGCTCCGACCACCAGCTCGCGCGACTCCTCCAGATCGGTATCGTTCTGGAGGAGGTCGTCGAGGCGCGAGCCCACCACCACTACCAGTCGCTCGCCGACGAGTCGGCGCTCGATCCCGAAATCGAGGCGCTCCTCTCCGATGCAGCCGAGGAATCGGCCGACCACCGCGACCGGCTGGAGGCGTTGATCGCCGACCTCGACGCGGAGTCCATCCCGTTCGAGGACATCGAGGCGCTCGTCGAGGCACAGTACGCCCAGACGAAACCCGAGGATTTCGACGGGGTTCTCTACGACCAGCTCTGTAACGAGGAGACGGCGTACAAGTTCTACGACGACCTCGTCACCGCCATCGAGGAGAGCGAGGCGCGGTTCTCGGTCGATCGGACCCGACTGGTCGAGACACTGCGAGCGATTCGCGAGGAAGAGGCCGAGGGCGTCGAAGACGTGACGAACGTTATGGAGACACGGGAATGA